CCGGCTGTGAAGGCACCGGCGGCAGCCGGGTCCGGCGCCGAGGAGCGGTTGGCGCGTGCCGCGTTGACCAGGGTCGTCGAACCGGGTGATGAACACTCCGGGCGGTGGCTGCGGGAACACGGCCCGGTGGAGCTGATGGAGCGGCTGCGCGCCGGTGAGCGCCTCGATGCCCCGCCGGCCGGGCCGGGGAAGCGGCGGATCGAGGGGTACCGGACCCGAGCCCGGGCCGCGCATCCCGAGCGGGATCTCGATGCGATGACGGTGCTCGGCGGCCGCTTCGTCTGCCCCGGCGATCCGGAATGGCCCACCCAGCTGGATGACCTCGGTGACCGCAGGCCTGTGGGTCTGTGGCTGAGGGGCGGCGCCGATCTGCGGATATGGGCCTTGCGTTCGGTCGCGGTGGTGGGTGCGCGGGCCTGCACCCCTTATGGCGCCCATGTCGCGGGGAGCCTCGGCTCCGGGCTCGCCGAGCGCGGCTGGGTCGTTGTCTCCGGAGCGGCCCATGGGGTCGACGGTGCGGCACACCGTGGTGCTCTTGCGTCCGGGGGAGCGACCGTTGCCGTGCTCGCCTGCGGGGTCGATGTGGCCTATCCCCGGGCGCATACGGGGCTGATCGGCCGTATCGCCGAACAGGGTCTTGTGGTCGCGGAGTTGCCCCCGGGTGCCCACCCCACGCGCGGCAGGTTCGTGCTGCGGAACCGGGTGATCGCCGCCCTTACCCGGGGCACGGTCGTCGTGGAGGCCGAACTCCGCAGCGGCTCACTGGTCACCGCCCGCGCCGCCGAGCGGCTCGGCCGCTGCACCATGGGCGTACCGGGCCCGGTGACCAGTGGGCTCTCCGCGGGAGTGCATGAGCTTCTGCGGGCGGACGCGGTGCTGGTGACCGACGCCGACGAGGTGGTCGAGGTGGTCGGGGACATCGGCGAGCTCGCGCCTGTACGACGCGGTCCGGTGCTCGCGCGGGACCTCCTGGGGCCCGTGGCGAGCGGAATCCTGGAAGTCTTCCCGGCACAGGGTCGCCTGGACGGGCGGGAGATCGCCCTCAGGTCCGGGACCGCTCCGGATGAAGCCCTCGGCAGGCTGTACGAACTCCAGTCGCTCGGATTCGTGGAACGGCAGGGCTCCGGCTGGGAGTTGACGAAGGGCGGGCGGCAGCCGTCGAACTCCCGGCGAGGCGGTGCTTGACCTGGGGCATTCGGGTGAAAGGGTGATGCCGACGGCCCGCGCCGCGCCCCCGAGGCTCCCCTGGACAGCGATGCGGACGGCGATGGGCCGCCGTTCGAAGGCCTGCCCGATGCCCCCTACCCCGCGCAGCGCGATCCGCCGCCCTTCGCGCACCGCAACCGTACAGTCACGCTACGCTCCAGGTCCCCCCGTCAGCCGACCCCTATCGACGATCCCTTCACACCCCACAGCAGAACGGCTCAAGGCAACGCATGCCCCAGCACACCTCCGGGTCTGACCGCGCGGCAGTGCCGCCCGCCGCCCGTGGCCCTGTGCGCCCGCCCGCGCCCTCGTCTCTCGACGAGTTGTGGCGGTCGTACAAGGCCACCGGCGACGGGCGGCTCCGGGAGCAGCTGATCCTGCACTACTCACCCCTGGTCAAGTACGTCGCGGGACGGGTGAGCGTCGGACTGCCGTCGAACGTGGAGCAGGCCG
This DNA window, taken from Streptomyces sp. SCSIO 30461, encodes the following:
- the dprA gene encoding DNA-processing protein DprA codes for the protein MKAPAAAGSGAEERLARAALTRVVEPGDEHSGRWLREHGPVELMERLRAGERLDAPPAGPGKRRIEGYRTRARAAHPERDLDAMTVLGGRFVCPGDPEWPTQLDDLGDRRPVGLWLRGGADLRIWALRSVAVVGARACTPYGAHVAGSLGSGLAERGWVVVSGAAHGVDGAAHRGALASGGATVAVLACGVDVAYPRAHTGLIGRIAEQGLVVAELPPGAHPTRGRFVLRNRVIAALTRGTVVVEAELRSGSLVTARAAERLGRCTMGVPGPVTSGLSAGVHELLRADAVLVTDADEVVEVVGDIGELAPVRRGPVLARDLLGPVASGILEVFPAQGRLDGREIALRSGTAPDEALGRLYELQSLGFVERQGSGWELTKGGRQPSNSRRGGA